A window of Cetobacterium somerae ATCC BAA-474 genomic DNA:
CTAATCTTTCTATAAGAACCTATCTAAAAGAGATTTTAGATGATTTCACAATTGTTAATCTTCTAACAGCAAAACCTGATCTTAGTATTGAGGAGTTTAAAAAACTTTATGAAATGGCTCAATTAGAGTTTCAAGATGGATATTGTCAAAGTATAAATGCTTGCTTAGTTAGAGCAGCAAGTGGAAAGTGGAACTTTAAACACAAAACTCTTAATGTTAATACCTTTAGCGAAGAGGAAGCAAAGATAAACAGAGTTTTAAAAGGTAAATTTAACTATTACATAGATTACTTTCAAATTGGCAGCTGCTCTAAAGAGGAAATTCTTGGTAAATTTTTAACAGAGTGTCAAAAATATACTGATAGTTACAGCAGTTTAGTTAACTCTTATTACAAAGAATTAAAAGAGGCGCTAGAGTCTTAATTAGACTCTAGTGCCTCACTATTTTGAATATAGATAAATAATATAACAATAAAGTATAAAACTCCTAAACTATGCTTAGTCCATAAACTCCAAGACATTCCTGCTGATATAAATCCTATAAAAGATGAAAATATTCCTAAATAGATATATTTCTTTTTCTTTAAATAAGTAAATAAAACACTTAATGGTATTAAAATCCATATAAAGATAACTTGAACTATTCCCAAAACCCCATTTTCTGCTATACTATCTACAAATATATTATGTGTATCTGGAAAATTTCTCAAATAATTATTTTTCACTATATCTTCTTCCCAAGGATAATCTGCTATTAATTTTTTTCGTGGATCAAACTCTTTTTCTGAATATTCTATAAAATATTTTTGTGTATTTCCTCTACCACTACCAAAAACTATATTATTTTTAAAAGTATATATTCCAGCATCAATTAAATAGTATCTTGAACGCGTGGAAAAATCTTGAACTTGCATAAAATGATTTTCTAATCTTGGATTAGCCTTTACTATTCCCAATAATATAAAACTTCCAAGTATAGCTCCTATTACCCCTTTTATTCTATATTTTAAGATTATTCCTATTGATATAGATATTATTAATGAAAATAAGGCCCCTCTAGCACCTGCTTTAATTACAATCCAAATACCTAAAATCAACAAACAAGTACTTATTAACTTTACTTTATAGTTTTTATCATTAAAAACATAAAAAAAAGTATAAGGAATTATTAATGAAAAAACTGAAATTATACTTCCCTTCAGTATATATATTTGTTCTAAGCTAAAATCTAACTCAATAAATTTAATAAGCATTCCTACAATACAAAGTGGCAGTAGTCGTTCTACCATTAATAGTAATCTTATATTCTCTTTATATAAATAACAAAGAATTGGTAAAAATAGTAATACCTTATATTTTTCTGAATATAATTTAAAACTTTCTATTCCACCTGGTGAAAAATAATTCCATATCAAACTTAAAACATATATAGACGTCACTCCTAATACTATCCAATTATCTTTTTTTATTAATTTTATATTTTTTTTCAAATAAAAGATTTCATATAAAACTAATATCATCATAGCTCTGAATGTTTCGTTTAACATATTTCCATATGGATATATTAAAACAAGCATTAATTTATAAAATAAACTTATTTTTATTAATTCATA
This region includes:
- a CDS encoding O-antigen ligase family protein, whose translation is YELIKISLFYKLMLVLIYPYGNMLNETFRAMMILVLYEIFYLKKNIKLIKKDNWIVLGVTSIYVLSLIWNYFSPGGIESFKLYSEKYKVLLFLPILCYLYKENIRLLLMVERLLPLCIVGMLIKFIELDFSLEQIYILKGSIISVFSLIIPYTFFYVFNDKNYKVKLISTCLLILGIWIVIKAGARGALFSLIISISIGIILKYRIKGVIGAILGSFILLGIVKANPRLENHFMQVQDFSTRSRYYLIDAGIYTFKNNIVFGSGRGNTQKYFIEYSEKEFDPRKKLIADYPWEEDIVKNNYLRNFPDTHNIFVDSIAENGVLGIVQVIFIWILIPLSVLFTYLKKKKYIYLGIFSSFIGFISAGMSWSLWTKHSLGVLYFIVILFIYIQNSEALESN